AGATGATTTTGACAAATCTGGATGACAGGTAaattgacttttcgtctgctgaGCTAAAAATGGAAGTAATCACATCCTCCATGCTTCATGTGGTTACCTTTTTACCATACTTCCTCAGATCCCTCATTTTCTTGGCTTTCTCAGATCGCTCCATACCAATCTGCTTCTCAAGGAGCTTTTCTCGGACCTGGtgaaaaaaccaacaaaacataGCTACATCATGTCTGTGCAAATACATGGCCTGTCCATTTACTAAGAAAAAAGATTGAGCACCATGTTGCTGAAGCTGTTTTGTAGTTCCAATTTTTATGTGTCCATTAGATTGAGTAGCATATCTGAACTATCTGGATGATGAAAATCAAGGGCAGGCAACCTGAAATTGCAAGAACCAGGCAAATGTATGAAGGGGGCACTGTAGGTTTACCAAAGTGCAAACTGGAGATACAGAGGATGTAGGTACACCCTTGAGATACAATGCACACCTTCTTCATGTGGTCGTCTGACTTGGCCATCTGAGCAAAATAGTCCTCTGGTCTCTTGGTGGGCACTCCCAAATCATGAAGCTTGGCCATACCTTTCACAACTGATGCCTGAGCCTGGCAGTAACTGCAATTGATAAATGATGATGTAGGGATCTACCTTGCCCTTGCTTGTTTCAGGTCTTTCTAGTTTCAAGTTTAAAGGACTAAAGGCAAGAAGAGTCCCAAACTGGAGACATGTGGCACACTTCACTGGATTTTCAAGAACCTCACAGATGTCATACTTTTAAACATGCTTCAAAGCCATCAGCATAATGCAGATGATAATTTCAATGACAGAGAGACACAAGACAGCAACTGACACTCTGGattgtgtgtttatttattACCTGACTAAATACATCTGTTATATGCATCATGAAGTCTACTATTTTGATATCTTGTAATGATTCAGTTAACCCTTCGTCACCTTTTTCAGGAACATCCTTTAAAAGTTGTATGTTAACATTCAAATACTAACCACTGACTCTCGACAGTATAAGTCTCATACAAGCCTTTTCATCAGGTAAGTTCaaggtatttgttttgacatatatgttttatcatcaaatatttttgacaatgtttgtaATACTAGGATGCTAAATGTGCCATGCTTAATGCAGGCGTTACCATCAATATTATACTCATGGTTGTTTACAGTCAAATTTATAATTGTTACAACAGTTCTTTCGTAGCATTGTTTGTCATAAGACAGATGCAGTAAAGAAAACTGATTATGTTAAATAAGTTACGCATGGGATAACAAGAAGGAAACAAGAAATATCAGAAATTAAATGACAATAGTTGAAACTTACAATTTCATTTCCCTCCTGAAGTCATCATTTACGTCATCTTCACCATCAAAGTCTGTTCCTGGAGGAGGTGGAGCTGGTTCATTTGTCAAGTCCAGTCTTTCTATCCATTCCAAATTTTGCTGGAAAGCCTTTAGCTTTGTCTCCATGCCCTCCTATAATTCAACAGTAAGATGTTTatcttcatgaaatatttcaagatCAGTCTGTAAAAGAaacactataattgtgataatagtgagcgagtgagtgagtttagtttttagttttatgccacactcagcaatattccagctatatggcggcaatctgtaccagacaatccagtgatcaaaagcatgagcatggatctgagCAACTGGGAGCTGATGACATAGGTCATCCATGTCAGGGaccatgaccacccgatcctgttggtctcctcttacaagcataggtGCCTTCAGTTCCTCAAGACCGATTCCACAaaagatcttcacgggtggttGTGATATTAACAGAACAGGAGGTTTCCATGCCATTTCTGAAGTGAACCCAAAATAGCTGATTGGTTGTCAATATTTACAACAAAGGAATGGAGTTTAGTAAAGCCATTGCCTGCAATGTCCAATTTATCGGACACTACATCAGAGAAGCATAATAGAAGGAAGAAACGCATTAGGAACATCAGGTTATAACACTGATTTTATTCACTATTCACAAATCACATGGTCGGATTTGTGGGGAAACTTAAAGCAACAAAATTCCAAAGCAAAatcttaaataaaaaaatgagaCACTACTTTTTAAGACAAGTTACTGGTATCAGCTTGGAATCAAGAATCTTAGCTATAGATTGCTCACTGTGTCATTGATGAATGTTTTCGGCTCTTCTGCAACCACATTTAAGCCTGGTTTTAGTGTACCACTGGCAAAAGCTGCCTGGAGCTGAAAAGGCAAGGAGAACTATGTAACACACAGGACAAAGGGTTAAAtggtctaagggagataactctgcaaTTTAACTTATGAAAAGATCACCTCAGTATTTCCCATTCCCAAACCAATACTACTGCTAAATGTACCCCTAACACTAAATGCCTTTATTTCCTGCCCAGTTATCTATACCTATGTCCACCTTACTATGACTTAAGTGCTTTGCTGTGAGAGTGTTTGTGTTGGGTGGGGGTCATCTGTTTTATCACGAAATCAGGACTGGTCCGTATCGGAACAAATTCTACTTCATCACAAAGCAAATGGGAAAGCTGTTTCATCTTGAAACAAGGGCTCACTTATCCTTTGGTGTCTCCAACTCAGACAATTAAATCTGTGTTCCTTATATACACAATATCAGGCCTATCCTACTAAGCGCAGTGCACACCCCTACCCTTGGAATGGAACCGTCCAGTGCATGCAACCTACTCCAAAACAATCCAGCGATAGCCTTAACCCACGTGTCTCCGCAAACATTGGTAAGAATATCCATTTAATATTACCAGAATTTATAATATTTTTGACCCAAGTAAGCTAACAAAACTAACACTATATCATCAGAAACACCTATAATAAATAACCCCATTACACATACACAGTTCATTTCCTACATCACAACAATGGAGCTCTACACAGCAAGGCAGATAAGCCAAGTACTGTACCGAGTAACCGGCTTATGTCTCTTTTTTCACAGAGGAATATTCAAGAGATAGATTCTTTGTATCGCTTAAGAATTAGTTACAAAGAGGCAGTTGCCGGGATTGCACTAAAGCCCAGTGTTTACATAATCCACAAtccaccgcttttagcaatattccagcaacaccacgaCGGGGAGCATcaaaaacgggcttcacacactgtacccatgtggggaatcgaacccaggtcagGTCATCGGAGTGACGAGAGCAAGCTTTTACCACAAGCTACGCTACCCATGTCCATTCGGTACCCAGTTGGCCAATATCCAAGCGAGACGCAAATTTTACTCGATTTACCTCTTCATCCGTATCCATGCTCTCGTAATCTGAAGAGTCTGAATCTGACATGATGGCGGTCGTATTCGTACAAACCCCCTAAGGAGAAGACCGACTAGGAAAACAGTAAACACGTGCAATAAGAAAACACAGGAAGCGGAAATAGAACTGTCAAATAATGTcctaaataaataattaatattGTCGCGTCCCTGTCAATAATaatttatttttgtgtgttacTTGCCACTACTATTCATCACAACACTCCACTACATACAGTTAAGTTTCTATTATTTTGAAGGGACAGCGTGCCACTGTTACAGTTACTTAGAGGACATCAAGTTGCAGTCTCGCTGATTGCGAGATTTCTATTCAACTCTCGCCCTTCGCCAGAGAGTTTTGAGGACACGGATAGGGGTTAGATATTGAGAACATTATTTCCATGAAAAATGGGGAATAtgatgtatgcatatgtttcgCATCCAGACACAGCTCCTAATATCACCAAACCTCCAACATTTGATCCCCTTTTGGGATTTGAAAACGGACGGAAAGAAAGAAGTGAGTATTTGTCATTGCATATTAGTGACACTGATAATGTTTATTCGAGTTATCGGGTGATAAAATAACCATGGTTAGATTTGCTCTTCATTAAATGATTAATCATTGCTTGTCGTGAGAGTaggggatctggtggtcagactttgaaagtgcatgtcatcgtatattATAAATACAAAAGTGCTACATCTTGATCATTGTAACTTTGACATGTACTGGCTCACTGTTAGTCCATCATATATAACTAGACGACAAACATAATATGGATAGATGAAAGAAGTCACATGGAacaatgttttaatatttttatgatgATTATTTGTGAAATTAATAAAATTACTGACCATCAGATCAGCtaaatgttttaaacatgtCCAATGGACTTGACCAGTGCAGTACAAATGTACTGCCTACAAATATCAGTACTCATACTGAATGATGATGTGGGTGTAAAATGTTAATGGCTAGCGAACAGTTATCGCCATACATCAGTATCATACATGTGCAGATCGGCAGCAGTGAATTTGCTGTACACATTGGTGAACAGCTGATTAGGTATCATCATTAATCTTGTTTCGTTGAATTAACTATAGGTGGACTAATTTTGTGTAAATACCGCTAAAATATGGTGATAACTGTTCGCTAGCCAGTATAGTTTTCACAGTATTATCTTTAGCGCTGAGAGAAATAACTGGCTGATAACCATAACTTATtaataaatttccaaaatgtCTTTGGCATCCTGCTAGAATTCACTGTGAATTGTGATACTATTATTTCTTCCTTTTCCCAGTTAATCAGTTGTTATTATGTAAATATGGCTTTAACCAGAAGTTCAAATCCCACTTCTAGTATAATTCAGTTACATCTTGACCAGTAGTAAGATCAGTCAATAATAATGAAGTTAAAAAACCCTGAAATCAACACTAAGTTCCTGCCAAGGATTTGCCTCCTAGAATCAACAGGTTCTGGCACAGACTGCTGACATTTA
Above is a genomic segment from Haliotis asinina isolate JCU_RB_2024 chromosome 7, JCU_Hal_asi_v2, whole genome shotgun sequence containing:
- the LOC137290757 gene encoding probable rRNA-processing protein EBP2, producing the protein MSDSDSSDYESMDTDEELQAAFASGTLKPGLNVVAEEPKTFINDTEGMETKLKAFQQNLEWIERLDLTNEPAPPPPGTDFDGEDDVNDDFRREMKFYCQAQASVVKGMAKLHDLGVPTKRPEDYFAQMAKSDDHMKKVREKLLEKQIGMERSEKAKKMRDLRKYGKKVQTEVLLQRQKEKREMLQSVKKYRKGQLNKLDFLDDVEKAEGKRKQTTVQNLDKKRNQPNKKRQFKNKKFGFGGQKKRSKYNTKDSAADVSEFAGAKHTGKFGKKTKKSGRPGKSKRMKMKNRKK